From a region of the Streptomyces sp. NBC_00102 genome:
- a CDS encoding branched-chain amino acid ABC transporter permease, whose amino-acid sequence MSETTPEAARDLAATPPTPGTASTPARAYRERLRSPRPYLWLAGSVLLLVFPFYLDRFWLQAGLFAMAAAIGAIGINLLTGATGQLSMGHAFFLAVGAYGYSVLAGEPGDENGHHLTGLGLPTWLAAILAVALAGLAGGIFSPIAGRLRGAYLGIATLALIFIGQHVLFNAGSLTGGFNGRAVPPLSVFGFTFDDSELVVAAVPFESSEKLWYLALAALLVSGLFARGVLRGRPGRALNAIRDHRIAAGVMGVPVARYRAGVFVLSSMYAGLAGVLLALVFQRTVPEYFGMVLSLEYLAMIVIGGLGTVAGAVVGAAFVSLLPQVLTHYSESLPLVSAPGTGGIAPGEASRYLYGAAVVAVVLFMPGGLTRPKKTGEKK is encoded by the coding sequence GTGTCTGAGACCACGCCCGAAGCCGCGCGCGACCTTGCGGCCACCCCGCCCACGCCCGGGACCGCGTCCACCCCGGCCCGTGCGTACCGGGAACGTCTCCGCAGCCCGCGCCCGTACCTCTGGCTCGCCGGATCGGTGCTGTTGCTGGTGTTCCCGTTCTACCTGGACCGCTTCTGGCTCCAGGCCGGGCTGTTCGCCATGGCCGCCGCCATCGGCGCGATCGGGATCAACCTGCTCACCGGCGCGACCGGACAACTCTCCATGGGACACGCCTTCTTCCTCGCCGTCGGCGCCTACGGATACAGCGTCCTGGCGGGGGAACCGGGCGACGAGAACGGTCACCACCTGACCGGACTCGGCCTGCCCACCTGGCTCGCGGCGATCCTCGCCGTGGCACTGGCCGGGCTGGCCGGCGGGATCTTCAGCCCGATCGCGGGCCGGCTGCGCGGCGCCTACCTCGGCATCGCCACCCTCGCGCTCATCTTCATCGGCCAGCACGTGCTGTTCAACGCGGGCTCGCTCACCGGCGGCTTCAACGGCCGCGCCGTGCCCCCGCTCTCCGTGTTCGGGTTCACCTTCGACGACTCCGAACTCGTCGTCGCCGCCGTGCCGTTCGAGTCCTCCGAGAAGCTCTGGTACCTGGCCCTCGCCGCCCTCCTGGTCAGCGGCCTGTTCGCCCGCGGCGTGCTGCGCGGCAGACCGGGCCGGGCACTCAACGCCATCCGGGACCACCGGATCGCCGCAGGGGTGATGGGCGTCCCGGTGGCCCGGTACCGCGCCGGGGTGTTCGTCCTCTCGTCCATGTACGCGGGCCTGGCGGGCGTCCTGCTCGCCCTGGTGTTCCAGCGGACCGTCCCCGAGTACTTCGGCATGGTCCTCTCGCTCGAATACCTCGCCATGATCGTCATCGGCGGTCTCGGCACCGTCGCGGGCGCCGTGGTCGGCGCCGCCTTCGTCTCCCTGCTCCCGCAGGTGCTCACCCACTACAGCGAGTCCCTCCCACTGGTCTCCGCCCCCGGTACGGGCGGAATCGCACCCGGTGAGGCGTCCCGCTATCTCTACGGCGCCGCGGTCGTCGCGGTGGTCCTGTTCATGCCCGGTGGCCTTACACGTCCGAAGAAAACAGGGGAGAAGAAATGA